TAATAACAAGCATGTTAGGGCTTGGCTGTGATCCCCAGACTGATTATTGGCTTAGACAAGCAGGTCTGATCGTCGGAATGTATCTCATTATTTGTGGGGTTATTTTAAGAACATTTTCTCGCATGTTAAAATGGTATTTGAAACATAAGTAGATAGAGATCATTGAAAGGTAACGAGATTGTTGTCAGAGGAGGGATTTGATCTGGAAAGAACGGATCGTATCATGGAGAGAGTGCTGCCGAATCAGGGAAACGCGAACATTGAAGATCGGACTGGAATCCAGACTACAACGGATCTAAATCCAGTCAATCAGCAGAAAACGGAGTCAAAGGTTCAGTTAAATATTCAGCCTGAAATGAATACCGAGTCTGGTGCCGTATGCCCGCTCTGCGGAGACAGGGGAATCGTCCTGAATGGAGATACGGCGGCACCCTGTTCGTGTATGGAGAAAAAGAGGATTGAAAACAGCTTTAAATATGCACGTTTGTCCAGGGAACTGATGAACTGCCGTTTTGAAAAATTCAGCCTCGAATACTATAGGAACGCAAACACACAGCAGGATCAGGAAGATTACCTGAATGCCCAAAAAGCACTGAGGGCCGCCAGGGAATTTGTAAAAAATGTCCGGACAAATCCCCATGAAGTCGGGCTGCTCTTCACCGGCTCCGTCGGAAGTGGCAAAACGTTTTTGGCAGCTTCCATCGCGAATGAGATTCTGGAAAATAATCACAAGCTGCTCTTTTTGATTGTCCCGGACCTTTTGGATGAACTGCGCGCTACATTCAGCAATAAAAGTGAAAATACGGAATACGACTTGCTGGATATTGCCAGAACCGTACCAATTTTGATTCTCGATGACCTGGGTGCGCATAATTATACCGAATGGTCCCGCAACCGGATCTACTCTATCTTGAATTACCGTATGAACGAGCAGCTGCCGACTGTCATTACGACCAATCTTGATTTTGATGAGATCGATCATTATTTGGGAGAACGGACCTGCTCCCGGCTTCTTCAGATGTGCAGGATTTTCCGCTTGTCTGCACCGCAGGACATCCGGATGCAGAATTATTTAAAACGGGAAGGATTAAAAAAGGATAAAAAATAAGAGTACAATCAGAAAAACGCTAAGATATTTTCCTAAGCTGTCTGCTTAAGGCGAATTTCCTCAAACCATAAGGATTTTTCGGGTATAAACCTATGCATGTCCATGAAAAGCATGCATAGGTTTTCTATTAGAAATGGTTTTATGGAGGTGCAGACACTTGGCTAAATTCTTCATTATTAAAAGAAGGTATTTGTTTGTCGGAGGACTGGTCATATTGGTTGCTCTTATTGGCCTTATGGGCAGCTTGATCGGAAATACGGAGATCGTTTCCACTCCGGAACAAACAGAACCTGAGATTAAAATTGTAAGTATTGATTTTGATCCTCAAATTGTCATCCGGGACATCACTTATGGGGAGGAAATGTTTAAGGGAGTTCAGATCCTACCGGCAAGTCATTTTAAAGTCTCTGCGATCATTCAAAACATGACCGAGAACACGATGACCAATGTGCCGGTTGTCCTGACCATTCAGTCCCTGGAAGATAAAAACAAACAGATCAGCAAGGAAGGGATTATACCGACACTGGAACCCGGAGCAACAGCTAAAATTGCCTTTGAAAATATTGAAGCATTAGGTGATGCAACCGGTAAGAGTGCGACGGCAGGCCAGCATGAGATGGTACTGGCGATCAAAGCCAATCTTGAAGGCGGTGCGTCTCAAAATACGGAAGCCAGGGTGGTTTTCAATGTCGATTCGTCAATAAAGTCCTGACTTTATCGAACCATGTAACCATAGTAAAACAAAGTGTAAGGAAAAATCATTGCTTAGAAGCTTATAAATATAGTATCATTAAGTGCCTGGTACCTTGTTATCCAAAAAATTCTTGGTACAAAGCACTTATTTTTTTTTGCCTTGCCAAATAGTATAATAGAACTGTTGACCGATTTCTTGATGGAGTAAAGAGACTAAATGAAAAGAGCCATACTGATTAGCCAGGAAAAACAAATTAATGAATTGAATGCCATCCTGCCTTTAGCCAATTATCAGGCGATTGCAAGGACCGACAGCGGTATAGAGGCTCTGCGCATGGCGCAGCGGGTTGAGCCTGACCTGATCATTTGCGGAGGGGATATCCATGGGATTTCGCCGCTTGATCTTGTTCAGAATCTCGTACACGCCAATATTTGTCCGGTTATTTTCGTGCTTGATCAAAAGGATTATGTGAACCTGGATTTTGCGCTGAAAACCAATGTCCACCATATCATGACGGCTCCGCTCAGAGCGATAGATGTCGTCTCCGGGATCGCCCAGGCTGAACACCGGTTTAACAGAGAAATAGAACTGCGCAAAGAAATGAATAAATTAAATGATGAACTTAAAACAAGAAAACTGGTGTATCAGGCAATTTTAATCCTGATTGCAGCCGGGACGGATGAAGAAACAGCCTATGCCTCGATTCGAACAGAAGCGATGACCTCAAGAAAAACAATTCGGGCAATCGCTGCCGAAGTCGTAAAAGGAACGTGGAGACCTTGATAACAAAAAAACAATTTCTGATCCGGTTCATCGTTGGGAATATGTTGTTGTTCATCCTCTTAGGACCTTTCATTGTTTTTTACGGTCCTTTTCATTCGTTGACTTATGTTACAGTCAGTACGATTCTGTCGTCCCGCCATCCTCAAGTCGCGGATTTTTTTTTAGCGGATCAAAAAATTGCTGAGATCACTCAGAAATATGGAAATACATCAGTTACCGTGGAACCTGTCATCCAGCATATTGACCATCAAATTGTGGATGAAGAAAACGGGATCAGGCTAGAGAATATTCAAGGTAAATATTTTAAAGGCATTGTCATGCTCGTACGTAATCCTCTTCAGATTGAAGTAGCGGCTACCAAAGAGATTGGCGTAGCCGGACAACGCTTATCAGAACTGGTCACTGCGGAGGGTGCGGTAGCCGGTATAAATGGCGGAGGCTTTTATGATCCAAATTCTCAGGGGAACGGCGCTTATCCGGATGGGATCACCGTCAGGGATGGGCAGCTCATTCATGAAAACCTGAACGCAGAAAGTAGTGCGAATCTGATCGGTTTTAATAAGGAAGGCAAGCTGATCCTCCGGACAGTATCTGCCCAGGAACTCTCGTCCGGACTGATCGGGAACTTAGGGATTCAGCAGGCTGTCAGCTTCGAGCCAAACCTTATCCTGAACGGAGAACCTCAGATCAAAGGTGACGGAGGTCAGGGCCTTGCTCCCAGAACAGGAATCGGGCAAAAAGCCGATGGTACGGTTGTTTTTGTTGTGATCGACGGCAGACAGCCTGAATGGAGTATGGGAGCCACACTGCGGGATCTGATGAATGTATTTATAGAATACGGGGCTGAAAATGCAGTGAATCTTGACGGCGGTTCTTCAACGGAATTGTTCTATCAAGGTCAGATTATCAATCAACTGTGGAACATCTACGGTGAACGTTATATGCCTACAGCTTTTGTGGTCATGCCAGGAAAGAATCAGAGTGGGGTGGGGCAGAATTGAAAAGACGATGGATGATCTGGCTGATAATGCTTTCCCTGGTCTTACAGCTTGCTGTTTATGCGCTGCTGAACTGGAAAGCAGATCAGCTGTTAAACCCTTCTTTGCACATTAATCAGGTTTATGTTTTGAAGACGGATCTCAGTCAGGCTGATAGTTTCATGCTGTCATACAATAAAAAGTTTTTGGCTTATCAAACTGGACGTTATCTTGAAGTCATTGACTTGACGACCAACACGAAAATTTTTGCGGAGAGTCCGGAAAAGGACACGGCAAAGATTGTTGGCTTCGCTTGGCTTCCGGACCGGAACGGTATGGTCTATCTGATAAGGGAGCAGAACAAGAACGCCGTAACAAGCTTATATTCAGTGGATTTCAGCACCGGCTCTTCTGAATTGAACAGCTTTAAACCGATGCTGGACAGGGAATTAAGTCTTGCGGTCGATCAGGTGCTGCAAATTGAAATGTCGACGTATACGAACAAGCTATTTATCTTGTTTAAGGATGACAATCAGACTCACCAGCTGATTACAATGGATATTATGAAGACCCTGAACAGGGTGAATCAGCAGGGAGAAGAAATTCTAAACATTGCGGTTTCCAATAAATTCGGCAGCATCTATGCAGAGAGCAGAATGGGGATGAACAAGACGATTGATGTTTATCAGGCCGGCAGTAAGAATCATATTTCTGTTGATCCTGAAGATACGCTGCTTGGCTGTCGTGACGACAAAATCTATGTTGGCAAAATCAGCGGGAACATTCTTCAGGAGGTGACCGTTTATCAAGTACAGCCATCCGGCCCGGCGATGACGGAAACCGTGGTCTGGCAAGGGGAGATTCCGTATGCGGAGACAGAAACAAAAATCAGCAATACGAATCAGGTCATGATCAAAAGCAAGGGACGCCTGGACGTCATTTCCGCTAACGGTAAACATCAATGGCTGAGATTACCGGATGTGTCCGCTACAGAATCCAATACGGTCATCATCTTAGCTCCAACGGGTGATTTGTACCTGGAGCTTTTGCCGGGAAACGAGAAGTCTGTTTATTACTGGAGGGAAGTATAGTTCATGTCAATTTTAAAGTTAACGAGGTACTAGTCCCATGATGGAGCATATGCCTGAAAAGGTTTTAAATGAATATAACCGAGCTCGCTTAAATGAAGAAGCCGTAAATATTGAAAAAATAGTTTTCTATAAAACCGAAAGGCGTGTCAATCCAAAGCAGGAAACTCCATTCCTGTTAACAATCGGGGAACTGCCCGTACTGGTGTCTGCCCCGCATGCGGTCAGGCATTACAGGCAGAAAAAGATCCTGATGTCGGATCAGTTCACAGGCTCCGTTGTCTTCCTGTTAAACAAATTGACGGGATGCCATGCCATAGCAGCGACAAAGCTCTACGGCGGAGACCCGAATGCCGATAATCCCTGCTTGTATAAAGACCGGATCGCCGGCTTCTGCCGGGAAAAGAAAGTAAAGGTCGTTCTGGACATTCACGGGGCTGCCCGGGAGAGAGATTTCGATGTGGATCTGGGCACGAATCAAAAGAAGAACCTGCTTGGAAAGGTGAATATTTTGGAAATCCTGGAACAAAACTTCCGGGATTTCGGCTTAGCCAGAGTTTCGACGGACTTTTTTGCCGCTTCCGACGCGAATACCGTCTCCCATTTTGTCTCACACGAACTGGGAATTCCGGCAGTACAGATAGAGATCAACAAACATTACCGGGTTCCAGCTCAAAATGGCCCTGGATTTCACCGTCTAATGGGTGCCCTGGCGGAAAGTGTAAAACGGATGACCTGAACGCGCGAATGCGTACCAAAATTTTTCTGATCAGGAAATCAATAGCCAGGCACGATCTGTGAATTAATGAGATAGAATAAACCAACAATTGATGTTGGGGAGGTATCTTATATGATTCAGGGCACAAGCTCATTAACACAAGATTTAGTCAGGGCGATCAACGGAGAGTATAGTGCGATCGCCTGTTACGCGAAGCTGGCCGAAAAAGCGCCGAATCAGGAAATAAGAAAACAGATCCTGGAGATCCGCCAGGACGAGGTGCGGCATTATCACATATTTTCGCAGATATTTACTGAAATAACAGGGACAAAACCAAACCCTCAGATGACTGAAGAATGTCCTGCTGCTTACAGGGTGGCTTTAAAGTCTGCCTTTCAGGATGAGCAGCATACGGTTGATTTCTATCATAATGTTGCTGAAAAGACACAGGATCCTTTTATCAAGGAACAATTCAAAAGAGCAGCCGCCGACGAACAAAACCATGCAGTCTGGTTCTTGTGGTTTTTAAAAGTCTAAAGGAAGCTCACAGCCCCATATGCCGCAGATCGTATCCGGTGGGGCTCTGATAAATCCGCAGCTCAAACTCCGGAACAATGGCCAGGATATGGTCAAAAATATCGGCCTGGACGGTTTCATAGCTTTCCCAGGATGTATCCTTGGTAAACGCATAGATTTCGATCGGAATCCCGTACTCGGTCACCGGAAGCTGACGTGCCATCCGGGTCATTTCCGGGTGGATTTCCGGGTGGTTTTCAAGATAGGCCTGAAGGTAGGCCCGAAATGTACCAATGTTGGTAAGTCTTCTGCCGTTTACGAGCTGAGCAGGATCAATGTTATGTTCCAGGTTGTATTTCTCAAGTTCCAGTTTTTTATTCTCGATATACTCAGAAAGATATCGGAATTCCTTGAACTTCTCCAGCATATCATCGGTGCAGAAACGGATGCTGGAACTGTCAATAAAAATGGACCTCTTAATTCTTCTGCCGCCGGATTCCTGCATACCACGCCAGTTTTTAAAGGAATCGGAGATCAGGGCATACGATGGAATCGTTGTAATCGTATTATCAAAGTTTCTGACTTTGACGGTGTTCAGGGAAATGTCCGTAACGTCACCGTCAGCACCGTACTTGGGCATCTCTATCCAGTCACCGATCCTGAGCATATCATTGGAAGACAGTTGAATCCCCGCTACCAGACCCAGAAGAGAATCCTTGAAGATCAAGAGGATGATTGCCGTTACTGCTCCAATTCCGCTTAGCAGAAGGAGAGGGGAACGGTCAATAATCGTAGAAATGATCCAGATGCCGCCGATGATCCAGACGACTATTTTCAGGGCCTGGACGATGCTGCGGATCGGTTTGAAACGGGAAGCTTCAAAAGTCTGATAAATATCGTCAATCGCGTCAAGCAAAGCAAGCATGGCCAATGTGCCGGCCATGATGATGTAAATAATCGCTATTTTTTGAATGGAAACGGAATATTCCGGGAACAGTCCGGCTACGGCGTAGATTACAATTGCCGGGATCATATGCGCCAGGCGTCTGAAGACTTTCCTGCCAAGAAGCTTATCATCCCAGAGGATTTTGTTTCGATGGATGTAGAAAGCAAGGATTCGCAGGAAAACTTGCTTTGTAACGATGAAGGCCAAAATACTGATCAACAGAATCATAACCACCGCTGCAGCATTGGCGATCAGGACTGCAGCCGTTTCTTCAATTCCTTTGTAAATCAGCCATTGATCCAGATTGAATATCATACGCACTACCTTCTACAAATTAGTGACCAGCGTTCACGGTAGCCTCAACAGTGCCTTTAACAGAACCAGCGGAGGTATTCTCATCCGTCAAAAGCTCCTGACCGGTACCCAGCCCACTGTCCAGAGTGGAGCCTTCGTTGTTGATGGTTGTGAGCTGATTTTCCAAGGCATCGAGCATATCACGGATTTGTTTGATTTGATCCAGAACACCCTTCAGTTCTGTTTTCGAGGTATCAGTCCCGTCCTCTGCACCGGATTCCTCAAGCGGTTTCTCCTGCAGCGTATTCAAAGACGGTACATAACGACCAAAGATTCCTTTCAGTCCTTCTTCCAGTGTATCGGCCATGACAATTTTATCTTCATAGACGACCACAATGCGCTTCATTTCAGGAATACTGCCGTTGGTCGTGGACTGCAGATAAATGGGCTCCACAAACAGGAAATTCCCGCCAATCGGCAATACCAGGAGATTTCCCCTGAGAACGCTCGATCCTTTTTGGTTCCATAATGCAAACTGTTGGGAAATTACGGGATCCTGATCGATTCTGGACTCAACCTGGAATGGACCGTCAATCTCCATATTTTTAGGCATTTTATATAAGACGAGTTTGCCGTAATTCTCGCCGTCCATCCTGGCGGCGAGCCAAGCGACAAGATTATTCCGACTGTTCGTAGTACTTGAGGCCGGGGTAAAAGGCTGCATCAGTACAAATTCTTCGTTCGTTTCCCCGGGCAGTTTCATGATCACGTAATAGGGTTCCACATTTTGTTCCGATGAACCGTAAATTTCCTTTGCAACGTTCCAGGCATCTTCTTTATTATAGAATACTTTGGTGTTGGTCATATGAAACGTGTTCAGCATGTCACACTGGATTTTGAACATTGTTTCCGGATAGCGCAGGTGCGATTTTATAGAATAGGGCATTTCCGAAATACTTTTAAATACACCCGGGAAAATCCTTTGATAGGTCTGAAGAATAGGATCTTCTTTGTCGACCGCGTAGAAATCAACAGTCCCGTCATAAGCATCGACAACGACTTTAACGGAATTGCGGATATAATTAAAATCCTGGGTGGAGTATTTGCTGGAGTAAGGAATGCTGTTCGTTGTCGTATAGGCATCAATGATCCATTTAATCTTGCCGTTGTCAATGATTGTATAAGGATCGTTATCATAGGTCAGAAACGGCGCCAATTTCTTGGCCCGCTCCAGAACATTCCGGTACAGAAGAAGCTTGCTTTCCGAAGTTACTTCTCCGGCTAGATAAAAACGCGGGGTCATCTGATGAAGAGACAGCATCAGTTTGTTAAAGGCAGTAAATGGGATACCTGTCTTGCCGGTATAGCTGCTTTCCGCATTTTCATTGCCTAGGGGATAATCAAATTCTTTGGATTTGGTGTTGGCGACGACCCAGTCATTCGTCAGTTCGCCAAAGTAGATTCGCGGTTCGGTAATCTTCAGTTCCGTATAGTCTGTTTGCGGCGGCACATTGCTTACTGCAAAAGCAGGAAGCCCTTTGGTGGTGACAGCATTGGCGAACGAAGCGGTTAAGCCGAAACCATGCGTGTATTTAAACCGGGTGTTAACAAAGGTCAAGGCTTTCGGATCGAGGTCCTGAAGCGAAATTTCCCTCGCCGAGAGCATTACCTGGCGATATGTATCACCAATCTTGTAGCGGTCCACATCAATATCATTAAATTTATAGTACTGGCGTATCCCTTGTTTTTGCGCGTAGATCTGCTGCATGGGGCGGGGATCATTCAGGCGGATATTATTCAGCGTTCCGAGTTCGTTTTTTAAGTCTTGTGCAGTAACCGTCTCAACCCCGGTGTAATCCTGCTCCTTAATTTTATCCAAACCGTAGGCGTAGCGGGTCATTTGGATTTCACTGGCAATATACGGCGCTTCTTTTTGCAACTCGTTTGGAACGACAACCAGGGACTGGAGCATGCTAGGAAAGATACCGGAAGTGAAAAACGAAAAGACAATCAAAAACGAGACCGGCAGGGTCAACAAACGGGAATCTTTTCGGAAAAAAGCGATAAGGGAAAACAGGAAACAGACCAGGCTCACAACGACGAGGATTTTAAAGACTGGAAGCGAAGCGTAAATGTCGCTGTATCCGGCACCGACGACGTGACCTCGATGCGAGTAAACGATTTCATAGGCGCTGATATAGTAGCCAAAGCCTTTCAGCGCAAAAAGAAGGGTTAAAAGGATTCCAAGATGCCTTCTGGCTGTGGGACTGATTACAACAGCATCTTTCTTCCAAAACCGGATGGAATGGAAGCGGACGACCCCGGTCATAATATAAAAAAGCGCGGTAAACAGGGTTAAAATAAGGATTGGGGAGAAAAACGCGTTATAAATGGTCTCAAAGAAAGGAAGTTTAAACACAAAGAAACCAAGATCCTGATTAAACAGCGGGTCGGAATAATGAAAGGAAGAGGCATTCACAAAGGACAGAAAATCAAGCCAGCCGGTAAAACCGACGATGAAACTCACAATAATACTGACCACGGCAGATAA
This genomic stretch from Dehalobacter restrictus DSM 9455 harbors:
- a CDS encoding UPF0182 family protein, which translates into the protein MRGKSIFKPVLKVLVLLIIIIAVLSALSGFYEDWLWFTDLGYATLFWTPFFSKVLIQAINGTMLFLVIFVTLMSGRHAFTTFYNERFRKRIRLVEEVNLPPAVSPRRVTVSLLVLSAVVSIIVSFIVGFTGWLDFLSFVNASSFHYSDPLFNQDLGFFVFKLPFFETIYNAFFSPILILTLFTALFYIMTGVVRFHSIRFWKKDAVVISPTARRHLGILLTLLFALKGFGYYISAYEIVYSHRGHVVGAGYSDIYASLPVFKILVVVSLVCFLFSLIAFFRKDSRLLTLPVSFLIVFSFFTSGIFPSMLQSLVVVPNELQKEAPYIASEIQMTRYAYGLDKIKEQDYTGVETVTAQDLKNELGTLNNIRLNDPRPMQQIYAQKQGIRQYYKFNDIDVDRYKIGDTYRQVMLSAREISLQDLDPKALTFVNTRFKYTHGFGLTASFANAVTTKGLPAFAVSNVPPQTDYTELKITEPRIYFGELTNDWVVANTKSKEFDYPLGNENAESSYTGKTGIPFTAFNKLMLSLHQMTPRFYLAGEVTSESKLLLYRNVLERAKKLAPFLTYDNDPYTIIDNGKIKWIIDAYTTTNSIPYSSKYSTQDFNYIRNSVKVVVDAYDGTVDFYAVDKEDPILQTYQRIFPGVFKSISEMPYSIKSHLRYPETMFKIQCDMLNTFHMTNTKVFYNKEDAWNVAKEIYGSSEQNVEPYYVIMKLPGETNEEFVLMQPFTPASSTTNSRNNLVAWLAARMDGENYGKLVLYKMPKNMEIDGPFQVESRIDQDPVISQQFALWNQKGSSVLRGNLLVLPIGGNFLFVEPIYLQSTTNGSIPEMKRIVVVYEDKIVMADTLEEGLKGIFGRYVPSLNTLQEKPLEESGAEDGTDTSKTELKGVLDQIKQIRDMLDALENQLTTINNEGSTLDSGLGTGQELLTDENTSAGSVKGTVEATVNAGH
- a CDS encoding ATP-binding protein, which translates into the protein MERVLPNQGNANIEDRTGIQTTTDLNPVNQQKTESKVQLNIQPEMNTESGAVCPLCGDRGIVLNGDTAAPCSCMEKKRIENSFKYARLSRELMNCRFEKFSLEYYRNANTQQDQEDYLNAQKALRAAREFVKNVRTNPHEVGLLFTGSVGSGKTFLAASIANEILENNHKLLFLIVPDLLDELRATFSNKSENTEYDLLDIARTVPILILDDLGAHNYTEWSRNRIYSILNYRMNEQLPTVITTNLDFDEIDHYLGERTCSRLLQMCRIFRLSAPQDIRMQNYLKREGLKKDKK
- a CDS encoding mechanosensitive ion channel family protein; the protein is MIFNLDQWLIYKGIEETAAVLIANAAAVVMILLISILAFIVTKQVFLRILAFYIHRNKILWDDKLLGRKVFRRLAHMIPAIVIYAVAGLFPEYSVSIQKIAIIYIIMAGTLAMLALLDAIDDIYQTFEASRFKPIRSIVQALKIVVWIIGGIWIISTIIDRSPLLLLSGIGAVTAIILLIFKDSLLGLVAGIQLSSNDMLRIGDWIEMPKYGADGDVTDISLNTVKVRNFDNTITTIPSYALISDSFKNWRGMQESGGRRIKRSIFIDSSSIRFCTDDMLEKFKEFRYLSEYIENKKLELEKYNLEHNIDPAQLVNGRRLTNIGTFRAYLQAYLENHPEIHPEMTRMARQLPVTEYGIPIEIYAFTKDTSWESYETVQADIFDHILAIVPEFELRIYQSPTGYDLRHMGL
- a CDS encoding ANTAR domain-containing response regulator — protein: MKRAILISQEKQINELNAILPLANYQAIARTDSGIEALRMAQRVEPDLIICGGDIHGISPLDLVQNLVHANICPVIFVLDQKDYVNLDFALKTNVHHIMTAPLRAIDVVSGIAQAEHRFNREIELRKEMNKLNDELKTRKLVYQAILILIAAGTDEETAYASIRTEAMTSRKTIRAIAAEVVKGTWRP
- a CDS encoding phosphodiester glycosidase family protein — encoded protein: MITKKQFLIRFIVGNMLLFILLGPFIVFYGPFHSLTYVTVSTILSSRHPQVADFFLADQKIAEITQKYGNTSVTVEPVIQHIDHQIVDEENGIRLENIQGKYFKGIVMLVRNPLQIEVAATKEIGVAGQRLSELVTAEGAVAGINGGGFYDPNSQGNGAYPDGITVRDGQLIHENLNAESSANLIGFNKEGKLILRTVSAQELSSGLIGNLGIQQAVSFEPNLILNGEPQIKGDGGQGLAPRTGIGQKADGTVVFVVIDGRQPEWSMGATLRDLMNVFIEYGAENAVNLDGGSSTELFYQGQIINQLWNIYGERYMPTAFVVMPGKNQSGVGQN
- a CDS encoding ferritin family protein; its protein translation is MIQGTSSLTQDLVRAINGEYSAIACYAKLAEKAPNQEIRKQILEIRQDEVRHYHIFSQIFTEITGTKPNPQMTEECPAAYRVALKSAFQDEQHTVDFYHNVAEKTQDPFIKEQFKRAAADEQNHAVWFLWFLKV